In one window of Skermanella rosea DNA:
- a CDS encoding cytochrome c oxidase assembly protein gives MPLHFILTALLLLLLPPPPALAHGLTVIPPEGVWYAWSIDPLVLVPLVLAHWLYGRGLARMWSRAGAGRGVPRWRAACFLAGELTLVLALVWPFDAVGGTLFSAHMVQHMLLMVVAAPLLVLGTPLAPMMRALPEGWRPAAAGMVRKLRPGRFLTRPSVAAVIQGVALWGWHAPAPFQAALVDDAIHTAEHVTFMASAVLFWWSVLHAGRDGPGGYGAAAAWTLVTVIHGGMLGALLTFARAPLYPAYGDSASLWGLTALEDQQLAGLIMWVPTGIIHLGAGLWLIGAWLSAVSRRNTNVTEPT, from the coding sequence ATGCCGCTCCATTTCATCCTGACGGCTCTTCTTCTGCTGTTGCTGCCGCCCCCGCCGGCCCTTGCCCACGGGCTGACCGTGATCCCGCCGGAGGGGGTCTGGTACGCCTGGTCGATCGATCCCCTGGTGCTGGTCCCGCTCGTCCTCGCGCACTGGCTCTACGGGCGTGGGCTGGCGCGGATGTGGAGCCGAGCGGGAGCCGGACGGGGCGTTCCCCGCTGGCGCGCCGCCTGCTTCCTGGCCGGCGAACTCACGCTCGTGCTGGCGCTGGTATGGCCGTTCGACGCGGTGGGCGGCACGCTTTTCTCGGCCCACATGGTCCAGCACATGCTGCTGATGGTCGTGGCCGCGCCGCTGCTGGTGCTGGGAACCCCGCTCGCCCCGATGATGCGGGCGCTGCCGGAGGGCTGGCGACCCGCTGCCGCCGGGATGGTGCGGAAGCTCCGGCCGGGACGGTTCCTGACCAGGCCCTCGGTGGCGGCGGTGATCCAGGGCGTCGCCCTGTGGGGCTGGCACGCGCCGGCGCCGTTCCAGGCGGCGCTGGTGGACGACGCGATCCACACGGCCGAGCACGTCACCTTCATGGCGAGCGCGGTGCTGTTCTGGTGGAGCGTGCTGCATGCCGGGCGGGACGGTCCCGGCGGCTACGGCGCCGCCGCGGCCTGGACGCTGGTGACCGTGATCCACGGGGGCATGCTAGGAGCCCTGCTGACCTTCGCCCGGGCTCCGCTCTACCCGGCCTACGGCGATTCCGCGTCGCTCTGGGGACTGACCGCGCTGGAGGACCAGCAGCTGGCCGGCCTGATCATGTGGGTCCCGACCGGCATCATCCATCTGGGCGCCGGGCTGTGGCTGATCGGCGCCTGGCTGTCCGCCGTCTCGCGTCGCAACACAAACGTCACGGAACCGACCTGA
- a CDS encoding hemolysin family protein yields the protein MFAWELIVVVLLIVLNGFFAMSELAVVSARRARLQQMAEDGNRGARAAMRLVEDPSKFLSTVQVGITLIGILAGAYGGATLAEYLAVELRRIPSIQPYADGVSFAVVVVFITYLSLIIGELVPKRIALVNAERIAALVSRPMGMIAALGAPLVWVLGVSTNLVLRLLRLNQVKQAEVTEEEVKSMIAEGARTGVFDPAEREMIEGVLRLADRSVRTIMTPRPDVHWLDIGDDPETIRREIAESGRSRFPVSRGDLDEIVGIVNTKDLLDQLLTGRPFDLQACMDKPLIIHDGTQVLRVLELFKQTGLHMAIVVDEYGSVEGIATATDILETIAGDFPEAGEDDAGVVRREDGTWLVDGMLPIDEVEHRLGLRGLRGDRDFHTLAGFVMAELGHVPSAGEHFAWRGSRFEVIDMDGRRVDKVLVAIPPAEAEDEDPSI from the coding sequence ATGTTCGCCTGGGAACTGATCGTGGTCGTTCTGCTGATCGTGCTGAACGGTTTCTTCGCCATGTCCGAACTGGCCGTGGTATCCGCCCGGCGGGCAAGACTTCAGCAGATGGCCGAGGACGGCAACCGGGGAGCCCGGGCGGCGATGCGCCTGGTGGAAGACCCCAGCAAGTTCCTGTCCACGGTCCAGGTCGGCATAACCCTGATCGGCATCCTCGCGGGCGCCTATGGCGGCGCCACCCTGGCGGAATACCTTGCGGTGGAACTGCGCCGTATCCCGTCGATCCAGCCCTATGCGGACGGCGTCTCGTTCGCCGTGGTGGTCGTCTTCATCACCTACCTGTCGCTGATCATCGGCGAGTTGGTGCCCAAGCGCATCGCCCTGGTCAATGCGGAGCGGATCGCCGCCCTGGTTTCCCGGCCGATGGGCATGATCGCGGCCTTGGGGGCGCCCCTGGTCTGGGTGCTCGGCGTCTCGACCAACCTGGTTCTCCGCCTGCTCCGCCTCAACCAGGTCAAGCAGGCCGAGGTGACCGAGGAGGAGGTCAAGTCGATGATCGCCGAGGGTGCGCGGACCGGGGTGTTCGACCCGGCCGAGCGCGAGATGATCGAAGGCGTGCTGCGGCTGGCCGACCGGAGCGTGCGGACCATCATGACCCCGCGCCCGGACGTCCACTGGCTCGACATCGGGGACGACCCCGAAACGATCCGGCGGGAGATCGCAGAGAGCGGCCGGTCGCGGTTCCCGGTCAGCCGAGGCGACCTGGACGAGATCGTCGGCATCGTCAACACCAAGGACCTGCTCGACCAGCTGCTGACCGGCCGGCCCTTCGACCTCCAGGCATGCATGGACAAGCCCCTGATCATCCATGACGGCACCCAGGTGCTCCGGGTGCTGGAACTGTTCAAGCAGACCGGCCTGCACATGGCGATCGTGGTCGACGAGTACGGCTCGGTCGAAGGCATCGCCACCGCCACCGACATCCTGGAGACCATAGCCGGCGATTTCCCCGAGGCGGGCGAGGACGACGCCGGCGTGGTGCGGCGGGAGGACGGGACCTGGCTGGTGGACGGCATGCTGCCGATCGACGAGGTCGAGCACCGGCTGGGCCTGCGCGGCCTGCGCGGCGATCGCGACTTCCACACGCTGGCCGGGTTCGTCATGGCCGAGTTGGGGCACGTGCCCAGCGCCGGAGAACATTTCGCCTGGCGCGGCAGCCGGTTCGAGGTGATCGACATGGACGGCCGCCGGGTCGACAAGGTCCTGGTCGCGATCCCGCCGGCGGAGGCGGAGGACGAGGATCCGTCGATCTGA
- a CDS encoding transglutaminase-like domain-containing protein: MEQTDPGIVIKVGYEFSIEVARPTTVMLLLGVHPSRERSLLKRDVVETFPAIPVEQFLDGYGNRCSRAVVGPGVTTFRSIGLVRDSGMPDLRHAGARQHGVDRLPPEVLPFLFGSRYCETDLLSDAAWDLFGSVPEGWDRVQAVCDWVSGAVEFGYRHARNTRTALETFNERKGVCRDYAHLSIALCRALNIPARFVNGYLGDIGIEALPLPMDFNAWFEVYLDGGWHLFDARHNGPRIGRIPIAKGRDAADVAMITTFGPHTLKSFLVWTEQVA; the protein is encoded by the coding sequence ATGGAGCAAACCGACCCCGGAATCGTCATCAAGGTCGGATATGAATTTTCCATCGAGGTGGCCCGGCCGACCACGGTCATGCTCCTGCTCGGCGTCCACCCCAGCCGCGAACGCAGCCTGCTGAAGCGCGACGTGGTGGAGACCTTTCCCGCGATCCCGGTGGAGCAATTCCTCGACGGCTACGGCAACCGGTGCTCCCGCGCCGTGGTCGGCCCCGGCGTCACCACCTTCCGCTCCATCGGGCTGGTGCGGGACAGCGGCATGCCGGACCTGAGGCATGCGGGTGCCCGCCAGCACGGCGTCGACCGGCTGCCGCCCGAAGTGCTGCCCTTCCTGTTCGGCAGCCGCTACTGCGAGACCGACCTGCTGTCCGATGCCGCCTGGGACCTGTTCGGCTCCGTGCCGGAGGGCTGGGACCGGGTGCAGGCAGTCTGCGACTGGGTGAGCGGCGCGGTCGAGTTCGGCTACCGGCACGCCCGCAATACCCGGACGGCGCTGGAGACCTTCAACGAACGGAAGGGCGTGTGCCGCGACTACGCCCACCTGTCCATCGCGCTGTGCCGGGCCCTGAACATCCCGGCCCGGTTCGTCAACGGCTACCTGGGCGACATCGGGATCGAGGCGCTGCCGTTACCGATGGATTTCAACGCCTGGTTCGAGGTCTACCTGGACGGAGGCTGGCACCTGTTCGACGCGCGCCACAACGGGCCGCGGATCGGCCGCATCCCCATCGCGAAGGGCCGCGATGCCGCGGATGTCGCGATGATTACGACCTTCGGACCCCATACCCTCAAGAGTTTCCTTGTCTGGACGGAGCAGGTCGCCTGA
- a CDS encoding molybdopterin-containing oxidoreductase family protein: protein MPDSTFVPSVCPHDCPSTCALEVERIAPNRIGRVRGAPDNSYTDGVICAKVSRYAERVHHPDRLTMPLQRVGAKGEGKWREIPFEAALDIVAEQFARVAREHGPEAVWPYYYAGTMGNVQRDGIERLRNVMGYSRQATTICTALADAGWLAGNGVKRGADPREMALSDLIVVWGGNPVATQVNVMSWISRARKERGAKLVVVDPYRTGTAERADLHLAPRPGTDGALACAVMHVLFREGYADRDYMARYADVPDELERHLETRTPAWAAAITGLDEEAIVGFARLYGSTRRSFLRLGYGFSRSRNGSAQMHAVSCLPVVTGAWAHEGGGALYSNSAIYRLDKTLIEGRDRLDPKVRVLDMSRIGPVLVGERDALGAGPQVHAMLIQNTNPATVAPESEKVRAGLLRDDLFVCVHEQFMTDTARLADIVLPATMMLEHDDLYTAGGQMHLQVGARQIDPPGECRENHEVIRGLARRLGAEHPGFGMTAWELVDATLKASGWPDAATLRDQRWHDCIAETDSHFLDGFGTPDRRFHFKPDWSRVGPNHADMPSLPDHFDVIEAATDEHPYRLVAPPARQFLNSSFTETPSARKREGRPTALVHPEDCAGLGLADGGLVRIGNRRGSVLVHVRRFDGLQPGVVVVEGIWPNDCFVEGRGINVLTGADPGRPLGGAVFHDTAVWLRAG from the coding sequence GTGCCTGATTCGACCTTCGTCCCCTCCGTCTGTCCGCATGATTGCCCCAGCACCTGCGCGCTGGAAGTCGAGCGGATCGCCCCGAACCGCATCGGCCGGGTGCGCGGCGCTCCGGACAACAGCTATACCGACGGCGTGATCTGCGCGAAGGTCTCCCGCTATGCCGAGCGGGTCCACCATCCCGACCGGCTGACCATGCCGCTCCAGCGCGTGGGCGCCAAGGGCGAGGGGAAATGGCGGGAGATACCGTTCGAGGCGGCGCTCGACATCGTGGCCGAGCAGTTCGCCCGCGTCGCCCGCGAGCACGGCCCCGAAGCCGTCTGGCCCTATTATTACGCCGGCACGATGGGCAATGTTCAGCGCGACGGCATCGAGCGGCTGCGCAACGTCATGGGCTATTCCCGCCAGGCGACGACGATCTGCACGGCCCTGGCCGATGCCGGCTGGCTGGCCGGCAACGGGGTGAAGCGCGGCGCCGACCCGCGCGAGATGGCCCTGTCCGACCTGATCGTGGTCTGGGGCGGCAACCCCGTGGCGACCCAGGTCAACGTCATGAGCTGGATCTCGCGCGCCCGGAAGGAGCGGGGAGCCAAGCTGGTCGTCGTCGATCCCTACCGCACCGGGACGGCGGAGCGCGCCGACCTGCACCTGGCGCCGCGCCCCGGAACCGACGGCGCGCTCGCCTGCGCGGTGATGCACGTCCTGTTCAGGGAAGGCTATGCCGACCGGGACTACATGGCGCGCTACGCCGACGTGCCGGACGAGCTGGAACGGCATCTGGAGACGCGCACGCCGGCCTGGGCGGCCGCCATCACCGGCCTCGACGAGGAGGCGATCGTCGGGTTCGCGAGGCTCTACGGCTCGACCAGGCGAAGCTTCCTCCGGCTCGGCTACGGCTTCTCGCGCAGCCGCAACGGCTCCGCCCAGATGCATGCGGTGAGCTGCCTGCCCGTCGTCACCGGCGCCTGGGCGCACGAGGGCGGCGGGGCGCTCTACAGCAATTCGGCGATCTACCGCCTGGACAAGACCCTGATCGAGGGGCGCGACCGCCTGGACCCGAAGGTCCGGGTGCTCGACATGTCCAGGATCGGCCCGGTGCTGGTCGGGGAGCGGGACGCGCTGGGCGCCGGGCCGCAGGTCCACGCGATGCTGATCCAGAACACCAACCCGGCGACCGTGGCGCCGGAGAGCGAGAAGGTGCGCGCCGGCCTGCTGCGCGACGACCTGTTCGTCTGCGTCCACGAGCAGTTCATGACCGACACCGCCCGGCTGGCGGACATCGTCCTGCCGGCGACCATGATGCTGGAGCATGACGACCTCTATACCGCCGGCGGCCAGATGCATCTCCAGGTCGGGGCCAGGCAGATCGATCCGCCCGGCGAGTGCCGGGAGAACCACGAGGTCATCCGCGGCCTGGCCAGGCGCCTGGGGGCGGAGCATCCCGGCTTCGGCATGACCGCGTGGGAACTGGTCGACGCCACCTTGAAGGCGTCCGGCTGGCCCGACGCCGCGACGCTGCGCGACCAGCGCTGGCACGACTGCATCGCGGAGACCGACAGCCATTTCCTCGACGGGTTCGGCACGCCGGACCGGCGCTTCCACTTCAAGCCGGACTGGTCGCGGGTCGGCCCGAACCATGCCGACATGCCGTCGCTGCCCGACCATTTCGACGTGATCGAAGCCGCGACCGACGAGCATCCCTACCGGCTGGTCGCCCCGCCGGCCCGCCAGTTCCTCAACAGCAGCTTCACCGAGACGCCGAGCGCCCGGAAGCGCGAGGGGCGGCCGACCGCCCTGGTCCACCCGGAGGACTGCGCCGGCCTCGGGCTGGCAGACGGAGGGCTGGTCCGGATCGGCAATCGCCGCGGCAGCGTGCTGGTCCATGTCAGGCGGTTCGACGGGCTCCAGCCCGGGGTGGTGGTGGTCGAGGGGATCTGGCCCAACGACTGCTTCGTCGAGGGCCGCGGGATCAACGTGCTGACCGGCGCCGACCCCGGGCGTCCGCTCGGCGGGGCGGTGTTCCACGACACGGCGGTCTGGCTGCGGGCGGGGTGA
- a CDS encoding dihydrolipoyl dehydrogenase family protein, translating to MTRSFDIVVVGTGVAGTAIAKGCRAAGLDVAIVDELPYGGTCQLRGCDPKKVLRAAAEPVAAMAQLGEVGVFGEPAVPDWRAMMAFKRRFTDPVTPSKEASLAEAGIATLHGTARFVSPDAMAVGDTVLQAGHFVLAAGSRPADLPIGGADLLLHSDGFLDLERLPRRIALVGGGYIAMEFAHLAVRAGAEVTMLQRGVRLLAGFDPDLVDLLVERTHDLPVDVRVGTAVTSVERTGDGYRVHADQEGRSLRFDADLVVHAAGRVPNLGGLDLEAGNVAAGKRGVEVDGHLRSTTNPRVFAAGDAVASGMPLTPKASHDAEVVVANLTGRAERRVDYGGMPSVVFSLPPLASVGLQEEEAARQGLRFRVNHAVTGGWFSARRLNEPCSGHKVLVEEGTGRILGAHLVGPHADEVINLFALAIRHGIAADRLAETPFAYPTGGSDVASMV from the coding sequence ATGACCCGAAGCTTTGACATCGTCGTGGTGGGGACCGGTGTCGCCGGAACGGCCATCGCGAAAGGCTGCCGGGCGGCGGGTCTCGACGTCGCGATCGTCGACGAGCTTCCCTATGGCGGTACGTGCCAGCTCCGGGGCTGCGATCCCAAGAAGGTGCTGCGCGCGGCGGCGGAGCCCGTCGCGGCCATGGCGCAGCTCGGCGAGGTCGGCGTCTTCGGCGAGCCGGCGGTGCCGGACTGGCGCGCGATGATGGCTTTCAAGCGGCGCTTCACCGACCCGGTGACGCCGTCCAAGGAAGCCTCCCTGGCGGAAGCCGGCATCGCCACGCTGCACGGCACCGCCCGCTTCGTCTCTCCCGACGCCATGGCCGTCGGCGACACCGTGCTGCAGGCCGGGCACTTCGTGCTGGCGGCGGGCTCCAGGCCAGCGGACCTGCCGATCGGGGGCGCCGACCTGCTGCTGCACAGCGACGGCTTCCTGGATCTGGAGCGGCTGCCCCGCCGCATCGCGCTGGTCGGCGGCGGCTACATCGCGATGGAATTCGCCCATCTCGCCGTGCGCGCCGGCGCCGAGGTCACGATGCTCCAGCGCGGCGTGCGGCTGCTGGCCGGTTTCGATCCCGACCTGGTGGACCTGCTGGTCGAGCGGACCCACGACCTGCCGGTGGATGTCAGGGTCGGGACCGCCGTCACGTCGGTGGAGCGGACCGGCGACGGCTACCGCGTCCACGCGGACCAGGAAGGGCGGAGCCTCCGGTTCGATGCCGACCTGGTCGTCCACGCTGCCGGCCGGGTGCCGAACCTGGGCGGGCTGGACCTGGAGGCCGGGAATGTCGCCGCGGGCAAGCGCGGGGTGGAAGTCGACGGCCATCTGCGCAGCACGACCAACCCGCGCGTCTTCGCCGCGGGCGATGCGGTCGCCTCCGGCATGCCGCTGACCCCCAAGGCCAGCCACGATGCCGAGGTGGTGGTCGCGAACCTGACCGGCCGGGCCGAGCGCCGGGTGGATTACGGCGGGATGCCGAGCGTCGTCTTCTCCCTGCCGCCGCTCGCGTCGGTCGGCCTGCAGGAGGAGGAGGCCGCGCGCCAGGGGCTGCGTTTCCGGGTCAACCACGCCGTCACCGGCGGCTGGTTCAGCGCCCGGCGGCTCAACGAGCCCTGCTCCGGCCACAAGGTCCTGGTCGAGGAGGGCACCGGCAGGATCCTGGGCGCCCATCTCGTCGGTCCCCATGCCGACGAGGTGATCAACCTGTTCGCGCTGGCCATCCGCCACGGGATCGCCGCCGACCGGCTCGCGGAGACCCCCTTCGCCTATCCCACCGGCGGGTCCGACGTCGCGTCCATGGTCTGA